From the genome of Pseudomonas migulae:
CAGAACATGGCCGAATTGATCAGCCTGGCGCGGGTGCGTGCGCCGGACTTGCCGATCTTCGCCCTGGGCGAACAAGTGACGCTGGAAAACGCCCCGGCCGACGCCATGGACGAGCTCAATCAATTGCGCGGCATTCTTTATCTGTTCGAAGACACCGTGCCGTTTCTGGCGCGGCAGGTTGCCCGAGCCGCGCGTAAATACCTGGATGGCCTGCTGCCACCGTTCTTCAAGGCTTTGGTGCAACACACCGCCGACTCCAATTATTCCTGGCACACGCCCGGGCATGGCGGCGGCGTGGCGTATCACAAGAGCCCGGTGGGGCAGGCGTTCCATCAGTTTTTCGGGGAAAACACCCTGCGTTCGGATTTGTCGGTGTCGGTGCCCGAACTGGGTTCGCTGCTCGATCACACCGGCCCGCTGGCCGAGGCTGAGGCGCGGGCGGCGCGCAACTTCGGCGCCGATCACACTTTTTTCGTGATCAACGGCACCTCGACCGCCAACAAGATCGTCTGGCATTCCATGGTTGCTCGCGATGACCTAGTGCTGGTGGACCGCAATTGCCACAAGTCGGTGTTGCACTCGATCATCATGACCGGCGCGATTCCGCTGTACCTGTGCCCGGAGCGCAACGAACTGGGGATCATCGGCCCGATTCCGCTGAGCGAATTCAGCCGCGAGTCGATCCAGGCCAAGATCGACGCCAGCCCGCTGACCAAGGGGCGCGCACCCAAGGTCAAACTGGCGGTGGTGACCAATTCCACTTACGACGGACTCTGTTACAACGCCGAGCTGATCAAGCAAAGCCTGGGCAACAGCGTCGAAGTGCTGCATTTCGATGAGGCCTGGTATGCCTACGCGGCATTTCACGAGTTCTTCGCCGGGCGTTACGGCATGGGCACTTCCCGCAGCGATGACAGCCCGCTGGTGTTCACCACCCATTCCACGCACAAACTGTTGGCGGCGTTCAGTCAGGCTTCGATGATTCATGTCCAGGACGGTGGCGCGCGGCAGCTGGACCGCGACCGTTTCAACGAAGCGTTCATGATGCACATCTCCACCTCGCCGCAGTACAGCATCATTGCGTCGCTGGACGTGGCATCGGCCATGATGGAAGGCCCGGCCGGTCGTTCCCTGTTACAAGAAATGTTCGATGAAGCCTTGAGTTTCCGTCGGGCGCTGGCGAATCTGCGACAGCACATTGCTGCCGACGACTGGTGGTTTTCGATCTGGCAACCGCCGTCGGTGGAAGGCATCGAGCGCGTCATCACTGAAAACTGGTTATTGCAGCCCGATGCCGACTGGCACGGGTTTGGTGGCGTGACCGACGACTATGTGCTGCTCGATCCGGTCAAGGTCACCCTGGTGATGCCGGGCCTGACGGCGGGCGGAGCGTTGAGCGAGCGCGGGATTCCGGCGGCGGTGGTCAGCAAGTTCCTGTGGGAGCGCGGGCTGGTGGT
Proteins encoded in this window:
- a CDS encoding Orn/Lys/Arg decarboxylase N-terminal domain-containing protein, whose amino-acid sequence is MYKDLKFPVLIVHRDIKADTVAGDRVRGIARELEQEGFSIVSAVDYAEGRLVASTHHGLSCMLIAAEDPSANSHLLQNMAELISLARVRAPDLPIFALGEQVTLENAPADAMDELNQLRGILYLFEDTVPFLARQVARAARKYLDGLLPPFFKALVQHTADSNYSWHTPGHGGGVAYHKSPVGQAFHQFFGENTLRSDLSVSVPELGSLLDHTGPLAEAEARAARNFGADHTFFVINGTSTANKIVWHSMVARDDLVLVDRNCHKSVLHSIIMTGAIPLYLCPERNELGIIGPIPLSEFSRESIQAKIDASPLTKGRAPKVKLAVVTNSTYDGLCYNAELIKQSLGNSVEVLHFDEAWYAYAAFHEFFAGRYGMGTSRSDDSPLVFTTHSTHKLLAAFSQASMIHVQDGGARQLDRDRFNEAFMMHISTSPQYSIIASLDVASAMMEGPAGRSLLQEMFDEALSFRRALANLRQHIAADDWWFSIWQPPSVEGIERVITENWLLQPDADWHGFGGVTDDYVLLDPVKVTLVMPGLTAGGALSERGIPAAVVSKFLWERGLVVEKTGLYSFLVLFSMGITKGKWSTLLTELLEFKRSYDANVSLSTCLPCVAQQDGARYKGMGLHDLCDQLHACYRSNATAKHLKRMYTVLPEIAMKPADAYDQLVRGEVEAVSIDALDGRIAAVMLVPYPPGIPLIMPGERFTESTRSIIDYLAFARTFDSSFPGFVADVHGLQHEDEGNGRHYTVDCIKE